The genomic DNA CTTTTTGTAGACAAAGAAATGTTTGAAATTTTACCAGTGTAAAAATTATGATATTGAGTTATTATTTTTAAGTTTGAAAATTTATTCATTTTACTTATAAACCTATAAAAAAACTATTTTTGATAATTTAGTTTTTCTTTTTCTTCTATCATTTTTTTGTAGTTAGAATCAACATCATCTATTGATCCTACATATAAAAATAATTCTTCTGGAAAGTTATCGTATTTACCTTCAATAATAGCTTTAAAACTTCTTATTGTATCTGGCAATTTAACATATTTACCTTTTTTGCCACTAAATTTTTCAGCTACTGTAAAAGGTTGACTTAAAAAGTTTCTTATTCTACGAGCTCTAGCAACTATTTTTTTGTCTTCATCGCTAAGTTCACCCATACCTAAAATTGCTATAATATCTTGTAATTCTTTAAACCTTTGAAGTGTAGAAACCACCCCTTGCGCAACGTCATAATGTTCTTGTCCAATAACTAATGGATCAAGAAGTCTAGAAGCTGATTCTAAAGGATCTATTGCAGGGTATATTCCTAATGCAGCTATATTTCTATCTAAAACAGTTTTAGCGTCAAGATGGTTAAATGTTGTAGCTGGAGCTGGATCTGTTAAATCATCAGCAGGAACATACACTGCTTGCACAGAAGTTATAGAACCATTTTTAGTTGATGTAATTCTTTCTTGTAATTGACCCATTTCAGTAGCTAAAGTAGGTTGATATCCAACTGCGCTAGGCATACGACCTAATAAAGCACTAACTTCACTACCTGCTTGTACAAAACGGAATATGTTATCTATAAATAATAAAACATCTTGTTTTTCATTATCACGGAAATATTCAGCCATTGTTAATCCTGTTAAAGCAACACGCATACGTGCCCCAGGAGGTTCATTCATTTGACCGAAAACAAGGGCAGTTTTATCTAAAACACCAGCTGCTTTCATTTCGTTGTATAAATCGTTTCCCTCACGAGTTCTTTCACCTACACCAGCAAAAACAGATAATCCACCGTGTCCTACAGCAATATTATTAATTAATTCTTGAACTAGCACTGTTTTACCAACACCTGCACCTCCAAAAAGACCTATTTTACCGCCTTTTGCAAATGGTATTAGTAGGTCAATAACTTTAATACCAGTTTCCAAAATTTCACTTTCTGTCTTTTGATCTTCATATGATGGGGCTGGAGCATGAATAGAATTCATTTGACTATTTGGTTTTTCCATAAGATCTATCGGATTACCTAAAACGTCAAACATTCTTCCTAATACCGGTTTACCTACAGGTACACTAATTGGCTTTCCTGTGTCAATAACTTCTTGACCTCTATACAAACCATTTGTTGAAACCATAGCAATTGTTCTAACTGTATCATCGCCAATGTGTTGTTCTACTTCTAATGTAAAAACTTTGTCTTCATAATTTATTACTAAAGCATTTAATAATGCAGGTAATTCACCTCTTTTAAAACGAACATCAACAACTGGACCCATTATCTGGATAATTTTACCAATGTTTTTATTTTCTAAGTTATTATTTGGCATGTATCCTCCTTTTTATTATTAAAATGGAATACTGTGAATTAGACAGCATCTGCACCCGAAACAATTTCTATAATTTCTTGGGTTATTTTGCTTTGTCTTTTTCTATTATATTCAATATTTAAACTTTCTATTAATTGATCTGCATTATCAGTTGCATTTTCCATAGCAATTCTTCTAGAGGCAACTTCGCTTATTTTAGCATTTAAAATAGCGGTATAAATTTTGCTATCAATGTATAAAGGTATTGCTTCTTGCAAAATCTTTTTAGGACTTGGCTCAAATTCTAAATTATGGTCAGACGGACCGTTACCTACTAATTCTTTAACTTTTTCACTATCAAAAGGATATATTTTTTCGCAAATTTCTGTTTGAACTAAATTATTTATATATTTTGTATAAACAATATTTACAGAGCTAATTTCGCCTCTTTTATAAAGATTCATTGCTATTTTAACAATTTGCTTTACCATTTTATGGTAATTTGCGTTTTTATTACTTTGTTCTAAAGTTTGAATTAATTGATTTTTAAAAATTTGACTTAAACCTTTTAATCCATATGATCCAATAACTATTAATTTATCATTTTCTTTTACTAAATTTTTTGTAGCTTTAATTATGTTAGAATTATAACCACCAGCTAATCCCAAATTACTAGAAACAGCTATATATAAGCTATTTTCGGAACTATTACTAGCTTTTGTAAAATAATTTAATTCATCTGCATATAAATTATTAAAAATTTTGTCAAACATAGCATCAAGTAATTGGTCATATTTTAAAACTTCTTCATATTCAGCTTTGGCTTTTTTTAATTTTGAAAAACTAACCAATTCCATAGCATGTGTTATTTTTCTAATTGACCCTACAGTTGTAATTCTATTTTTAATATTATTAATACTTGACATAACTATTATTTTCTATGCTTTTTCATTTTTTATACTATATTTAGAAGGCATTGGAGAATGATCATCAGGATTATATCCTGGAGTTGTTGTTATAATTTTATTTACAATATCAACTAGTATTCAAGCTAATTTATTATAAATTTCATCTGTGAGAACAAAGTTGTTATCTTTTATTTCTTTAACTAAATTTATTCCTTCAAGTGTTTTATTAATAAATTGTGAAACATTATTTCTATATTGTTTAACTTGCTCAAGCGGTAAAGGATTAATAATTTTTTCCTTAACACCTAATAAAACAGCTACTTCAGTAATTTGATTAAAAGGAGAATATTGTTCTTGTTTTAAAATTTCATAAACTTTTGCACCATGCTTTAAAATATTTTTTGTTGAATCATCTAAATCTGAACCAAATTGAGCAAATGAAAGCATTTCATTATATTGTGCTAATTCAAGTTTTAAAGATCCGCTAACTTGTTTCATAGCTTTTATTTGCGCACTTGAACCTACACGACTAACACTATAACCAACATCTACTGCAGGTCTTTGTCCTGAATTAAATAAATTTTCACGAGTAAATATTTGCCCATCTGTTATCGAAATAACATTTGTTGGAATATATGCTGATATATCTCCTTGTTGTGTTTCTATAATTGGCAATGCTGTAATAGAACCACCACCATTATCTTTATTTACTCTAGCTGATCTTTCTAATAGTTGTGAATGAAGATAGAAAACATCACCTGGGTAAGCTTCACGACCAGGAGGTCTTCTTAATAATAGAGAAATAGTTCTATATGCAACAGCATGTTTTGATAAATCATCATATACTATTAAAACATCTTCGCCTTTTGACATTCATTCTTCAGCGATTGCTGTTCCTGAATATGGAGCTATATATTGCATTGGTGAAAGTTCACTAGCACCTGCTATAACAACAGTTGTATATTCCATAGCGCCTGTATCTTGTAATTTTTTTACTATTTGAGCAACTGTAGAATTTTTTTGACCAACAGCTACATAAATACATTTTACGTTTTTATCTTTTTGATTAATAATAGTATCTATTGCAATAGAAGTTTTTCCTGTTTGTCTATCACCGATAATTAATTCACGTTGACCTTTACCAATAGGTATCATAGAATCTATAGAAATTATCCCGGTTTCAAGAGGTTGATTAACTTCTTTACGTGTCATAACACCAGGAGCTATTTTAAATACTTCTCCATTTTTTTTAGTTATTATTTTTCCTTTTCCATCTATTGGTTCACCAAGAGCATTTACAACACGACCTATCATTTCATCACCAACTGGTATTGAAATAACTTCACCAGTTCTTTGACATTGATCGCCCTCGCTTAATTCATCTGCATTGCCAAAAATAGCAACACCTGCAACTTCTTCTTCAAGGTTTAAAATAAGGCCATAAATATCATTTTTAAATTTTATTATTTCACCATTTTTAGCATTATCAAGACCACTTACTAAAGCTATACAGTCACCTATTGTAACTATATTACCGACTTCTGAATAATCAATCTTTGAGTCAAAACTTCTAATTTTATCTTTAATAATTGCACTAATTTCACTCATTTGATTAGCCATTTAAACCTCCTTTATTTAATAAATTTTCTTTTATTTTTTGTAAATCTGATTCCATGTTATTTTCTATAACATTATTTTTAAGTACTATTTTAAAACCAGAAATAATATTTTTGTCTATATGAGTTTCAATGATTATTTTTGTTTTATAATCATTTTCAAGTTTTAATTTTATTTTTTCTACTTTCTCATTGTCTATACTAAAAGCACTATAAACATGAGCTATTGTTATATTTAATTTTTCTTCAAAAAAGTTAATAATAAGTTTAATTATTCTTGGCAAAAGATAAGAATTACCTTGATTAATTAAGATTTTTAAAAAAGAATTAAAATATTTTAAATCTAAATTATTAAAGTTATTTGTTAAATAATCTACAATTTCATCTTTCTTATTTTTTTCAATTTTTGAATCAGAAAAAAATAAGTGAATTTTTTCTTTTTTAATTAATTCATTATTAAAATCAACTAAAAATTTATAATAATCATTAATTTCATTGTTTTCGTTAATTAATTCGAAAAGTGCTAAAGCATAGCTGTCTGCTTTTGCTTTTGTAAACATATTATGAATTTAAAAAGTTATCTATAATTTCATTTTGAGAGTCTTCTGAAACATCTTTTTTTATTATTTTTCTGCTGATTTCAATAGCAGCTTTAACAATATTATCTTTTGATTCAGCTAATAAAGCATCATGTTCAGCTTTTATTTCTAAACGAGCTTTTTCTTTTATTCTTTTTGACTCTATTTTTGCTTTTTCAGTATAACTTGCAATAACACTTTCACCATGAATTTTTGCTTCTTTAACTATGTTATTTGCATCTTCATAAGCTTTTGCTAATCTTTGATTAGCTTCTTCTAACTTAGTTTTACTTAAATTATTATTACTTTCAGCATCGTTAATATTTGATTGAATATAATCTTGTCTTTCTTTAATTGATTTTTTTAATGGCTTATATAATAAAAATCATAAAATAATAATAACCAAAGTTAATGCTATTAAAGTAGCAATCATCATTGGAATTGATGGAAATAATTTTTCAAATTTATCTTTTAATGAATCACTTAATGCGTTAGGTTTACCTTGTTCATTAGTTGCTTCAATTAAAAATTTTGTAATATTTTGCATAATTAATTGCCAAATACAAACATTAATAAGATAGCGATTAACAATGAATAAATTGCAGAAGATTCTGAAACAGCTTGACCTACAAGCATCATTGTACGAATTTTACCTGCAGCTTCTGGATTACGACCAACAGCTTCAGCAGCTTTTCCAGCAGCAATACCTTGTCCTAATCCAACACCGGCACCAGCTACCATAGCTAAACCGATACCTATAGCAATTAAACCTTTATCTGTCATATTTTTTCTCTCCTTAAATTAATATACGTTTTCATTTAAAGTTATTTTTTGTGTATTTAATTCTTGTGAATTTTCTTTATTTTTCTTCTTATAAGCTGTTATTTCAACTTCATTAGCTCAATAAACAGTTGTAAGAGCACAGAATACAAGAGTTTGTATGTATGCACTAAATATATCAAAATACATATGTAAAAATGGAGTTACTATTGGCGCAAATAATGGTCATGGTTGATTTAAAGGGTTTTCAGCAAAATAAGCTGTATTAAAATCTTGACCTAAAATTTTACTTCATGCAAGTCCTGCTATAAAATAAACTAAAAATATTATTGAAGCCCCACCTATAACATTTCCAAAAATACGAAAACTAAGACTTATTAAAGGAGCATATTGTCCTATAAGTTCTATTGGGTTCATGTATCTTTTTAAAAATCTTCATTTTTGGTATATAAATGCAGTTATGTATATTCCTAATCATGTAACAAAAGCAGCAACAAAAGCTACAGAATAACTTGTAACAATAGGTTCTAAACCTAACATACTAATTAGTAACCCTATAAATAAAAATGTAGAAATTCCAAATATATAAAATCTTGCCTTAGGTAATTTACCTTCTGTATTTTCATCAAAGTTAGCATCAATATAATTTATATAGCCTTCCATAACAAACAATAAACCGTGAGGCGCTTTATTTGGTTTTGATTCTTTCTTTATCAAAATATAAGTTGTTAAAGAAAGAATAAAACAAATTAATACAACTATAATTAATGAAAATAATTGTGGTTGATTTCATTCTCATAAAGCACTAGTAATTTTTTTCAAATTCTGTCCCCTCCTTTCTATTTATTAATTTTCTTTTTTGTAATTGAAGAAAGAAAAATAGATATTTTATAAATTTCTGTACCAAATAAAAATGAAATTATATTAATTGGATACATTGAGTAAGCTAATTTAATATTTTTATTAAAAAGGTTTTTTTTATTTAAAAGGTTGTATTTATTTATATAAATGATAAGAATTATGATTGAACAAATAATAACCATTCTAAATAAAAAACCACAAAAACTAATAAAACTAGCAGTTCTTTTAGTTTTTGTTATAAAAAATAAGCTTATATAATCAGAAATAAAATAATTTAAATATGAAATAGAACTTCCGATTAAAAACCCTAAAAATAAAGAAAAATTTACCAATTTGTAAAAGCATAGTAATAAAACTGAAATTACAAATTGAACTATAAAAAAGATAGTGATTGTTATTTTTTCTTTATTAAAATTCATTTTGTCCTTCTTCAATATGTTATTTATAACATACAAGTATTTTAATACTTTATATAAAGAAAAAATATTTTTTTTGAAAAAATATCATATATTTTTAATTTTTATTATAAATTAAAGTTTTTTAAGATATTTATTAAATTATTTTTTTGTTAAAATAAATACTATTAATTAAATTAAAGGATAAAAATGAAAATAAATAAAAAAATAATAATACCGATTTCAACTTTGCCATTTTTAATGGTATCTTGTTCAAATTTATCAACTAATAAAGAAAATAGTGATGTAGAAAATAAAGCTAAAAATTTAAAAATTGAATTGTTAGAAAATAAAAATATTGAAGAAGCTTTAAAAATTGAAAGTTATAAAATAACAAAAATAGATAATTATGTATTTAATTTAATTTCTATAGAAAAAATTAGCGAAAACAGCGTTAAAATTAATTATTCATTAATTGATATAAAAAATAATTATGAATCTAAGATTTATACAAAAGAATTTAATAGAATTTCAAACAATGTAATTTTTGATAATAAAAAAGATATTTTAAAAGGTGGTTCTAAAAACGGAATAGAAATAGATAAAATGTTTCAGATTTTTGAATTATTTAATTTTTCTAATGAAAATTTACCTAGCGAAAACGCTGATTTAATTTCCATTAAAAATAACGCTGATTTAGAAATAAAACAATTTTCTATTTTTAATTTAAATGATATGACAGGTGAATTATCAATAAAATTTTCAGGCAAATATAAAAATG from Mycoplasmopsis maculosa includes the following:
- the atpA gene encoding F0F1 ATP synthase subunit alpha, whose product is MANQMSEISAIIKDKIRSFDSKIDYSEVGNIVTIGDCIALVSGLDNAKNGEIIKFKNDIYGLILNLEEEVAGVAIFGNADELSEGDQCQRTGEVISIPVGDEMIGRVVNALGEPIDGKGKIITKKNGEVFKIAPGVMTRKEVNQPLETGIISIDSMIPIGKGQRELIIGDRQTGKTSIAIDTIINQKDKNVKCIYVAVGQKNSTVAQIVKKLQDTGAMEYTTVVIAGASELSPMQYIAPYSGTAIAEEWMSKGEDVLIVYDDLSKHAVAYRTISLLLRRPPGREAYPGDVFYLHSQLLERSARVNKDNGGGSITALPIIETQQGDISAYIPTNVISITDGQIFTRENLFNSGQRPAVDVGYSVSRVGSSAQIKAMKQVSGSLKLELAQYNEMLSFAQFGSDLDDSTKNILKHGAKVYEILKQEQYSPFNQITEVAVLLGVKEKIINPLPLEQVKQYRNNVSQFINKTLEGINLVKEIKDNNFVLTDEIYNKLAWILVDIVNKIITTTPGYNPDDHSPMPSKYSIKNEKA
- the atpH gene encoding ATP synthase F1 subunit delta; amino-acid sequence: MFTKAKADSYALALFELINENNEINDYYKFLVDFNNELIKKEKIHLFFSDSKIEKNKKDEIVDYLTNNFNNLDLKYFNSFLKILINQGNSYLLPRIIKLIINFFEEKLNITIAHVYSAFSIDNEKVEKIKLKLENDYKTKIIIETHIDKNIISGFKIVLKNNVIENNMESDLQKIKENLLNKGGLNG
- the atpF gene encoding F0F1 ATP synthase subunit B, with the protein product MQNITKFLIEATNEQGKPNALSDSLKDKFEKLFPSIPMMIATLIALTLVIIILWFLLYKPLKKSIKERQDYIQSNINDAESNNNLSKTKLEEANQRLAKAYEDANNIVKEAKIHGESVIASYTEKAKIESKRIKEKARLEIKAEHDALLAESKDNIVKAAIEISRKIIKKDVSEDSQNEIIDNFLNS
- the atpD gene encoding F0F1 ATP synthase subunit beta, with protein sequence MPNNNLENKNIGKIIQIMGPVVDVRFKRGELPALLNALVINYEDKVFTLEVEQHIGDDTVRTIAMVSTNGLYRGQEVIDTGKPISVPVGKPVLGRMFDVLGNPIDLMEKPNSQMNSIHAPAPSYEDQKTESEILETGIKVIDLLIPFAKGGKIGLFGGAGVGKTVLVQELINNIAVGHGGLSVFAGVGERTREGNDLYNEMKAAGVLDKTALVFGQMNEPPGARMRVALTGLTMAEYFRDNEKQDVLLFIDNIFRFVQAGSEVSALLGRMPSAVGYQPTLATEMGQLQERITSTKNGSITSVQAVYVPADDLTDPAPATTFNHLDAKTVLDRNIAALGIYPAIDPLESASRLLDPLVIGQEHYDVAQGVVSTLQRFKELQDIIAILGMGELSDEDKKIVARARRIRNFLSQPFTVAEKFSGKKGKYVKLPDTIRSFKAIIEGKYDNFPEELFLYVGSIDDVDSNYKKMIEEKEKLNYQK
- the atpE gene encoding ATP synthase F0 subunit C, with protein sequence MTDKGLIAIGIGLAMVAGAGVGLGQGIAAGKAAEAVGRNPEAAGKIRTMMLVGQAVSESSAIYSLLIAILLMFVFGN
- the atpG gene encoding ATP synthase F1 subunit gamma translates to MSSINNIKNRITTVGSIRKITHAMELVSFSKLKKAKAEYEEVLKYDQLLDAMFDKIFNNLYADELNYFTKASNSSENSLYIAVSSNLGLAGGYNSNIIKATKNLVKENDKLIVIGSYGLKGLSQIFKNQLIQTLEQSNKNANYHKMVKQIVKIAMNLYKRGEISSVNIVYTKYINNLVQTEICEKIYPFDSEKVKELVGNGPSDHNLEFEPSPKKILQEAIPLYIDSKIYTAILNAKISEVASRRIAMENATDNADQLIESLNIEYNRKRQSKITQEIIEIVSGADAV
- a CDS encoding ATP synthase subunit I yields the protein MNFNKEKITITIFFIVQFVISVLLLCFYKLVNFSLFLGFLIGSSISYLNYFISDYISLFFITKTKRTASFISFCGFLFRMVIICSIIILIIYINKYNLLNKKNLFNKNIKLAYSMYPINIISFLFGTEIYKISIFLSSITKKKINK
- a CDS encoding F0F1 ATP synthase subunit A, with product MKKITSALWEWNQPQLFSLIIVVLICFILSLTTYILIKKESKPNKAPHGLLFVMEGYINYIDANFDENTEGKLPKARFYIFGISTFLFIGLLISMLGLEPIVTSYSVAFVAAFVTWLGIYITAFIYQKWRFLKRYMNPIELIGQYAPLISLSFRIFGNVIGGASIIFLVYFIAGLAWSKILGQDFNTAYFAENPLNQPWPLFAPIVTPFLHMYFDIFSAYIQTLVFCALTTVYWANEVEITAYKKKNKENSQELNTQKITLNENVY